The sequence CGTGTACCCGGGGTTCGTCAGGTCCAGGTAGAGCAGCCCGCTGAACCGAAGCGTGCATACGTCACAGCCGGGAACGGGTTGGGGTGTGACCCAAGGCGTAAGCAGTGCCGTGTCGCCCTCCGTGCCGCAACCGGTGCCCGCACCAGACTCGAGCACGCATGCGCTGCCCGGCGCGCTCGTGGGCATGGGCGTGATCGTCGTGAGGTCCTCAGGCCACTCCACCCGCGACCCCGCATGCGCGGGCAGCGTGTCGCACTTCGGGACGCTGACGCCCGCACTCTCTGCAGCGGCCGCCGCGACGCCGCATACGGTCACGCGCCTGAGCGGCTGATCGCTGCAGCCTGTTCCACCGAGACAGAACTCCGTAACGCGCGAACCCGTAGGCGCGCCCGGGGTCAGCTGGACGCTCTTCTCGTACACCAACTCGGCGACGCGATCGAACGTGAGATCGGGTCTGTAGCTCCACACCGTTGCTGCTGCAGCAGCTGCAACCGCTGTAGACATGCTACTTCCGGACAGAAGCTGTGTGTATCCGTCCGCACGGGTATCCGGCACGACGACGTTGTGCCCGTAGGCCACGAGTCGCGACTGGCCCATGGGGCGCGTGGACGAAAGTGGGCGGTCGAGTTCGTCAACTGCGCTCACCGCGGTGACCAGAGAGGCTGGCTGCCCGGGCGTCGGCCACAGCGCGTAGGGAGTGGGCAGGGCCGAGTAGGGCCCAGCACACTTGGTCGGTGCCGGAACCGTTTCCCATCCGCCCGGCAGCATGGGGCCAACGCTGGAGTCACCAGAATCGTTGCCGGCCGCGGCGATGGAAAGTGCTCCGTAGCACGCAGCGTGCACGAGCGCGTCATAGACCGCCCTCGCTGGCAGCGGCATCTTCCCTGGATCCGTGCCTCCGTACTCCGGAACCCAGCCGACGGAGAGATTCAGAATCAGCCTGGGCGAAGCCTGCTTCGGTGATTTCGCAAAATCGAATGCCCAGGCGTCGACTGCGTCCTTGATGGCCTGAGCCAACTGCCCGCGTGTGCCGTAGAACCCGCCGTTCTCATAGTCCACCAGTTGTTCGCTCAGCTGGGGCAAGCCGAGATGGTTGTGCACTTCGGCAGCGCAGTAGCCCCCTGGGCTGCATCCCAGCTCGTCGATGAGACGCCCCACCGCGCGACCGTGCGCCAGCTTGTCCTCCTCCAGCGACGCGAAAGGCTTTGCAGCGGTGTCGATGACCGCAACGCGAACCCGGTCCGTACCCGCAGGCAGAGAATCGATCGCTGAAACCTGACGACGGAGCGCCGTGTGGAGTGGCCCGCGAATCAGAGGCGACGCTGCAAAACCCAGCGGCGCCACCACCGGGCAATCAGCCTCGGGCGCGTTGGACGAGTTCGTGAGCACGACCAGCTGGTTTGCGAGCACCGCCACGTCTTGGGTGCTGGGCAGCGCGGGGCCGTTCCACGTGTAGCGACAGTATCCGCGCAGCGGCGCTGGCGCACCTGCGCCAAAGAGCGGCGTGGCGTTCCACCCGGCGATCGCTGGGCATGCGGCCAACCAACTGGGCAACGAGTACAGGTAGTCTGACGCGGGGCATGCTGGTGATAGTCCGTCGCCGAGCGTCCACGTCTCCGCTGTGGGCTCGGGTGCCCTGCAGCTCCCAACAAGCACGGTCAGCAAGCTCAAACCGAATGCCAGGATTCTCGTTGATCGCATCGTCGTTCTCCGGAGCGCTAGGGGACTAGAGCGCGATAGGCAACAACGTCGGCGCCCCCAATCTGCGTCAGGAGCGCAGTCTGGGCACGACGCAGGGCCTCAGGCAAGGGCAATCCGCGTGTCGAATAGACATGCTTCATCAATGCGGCCGCAACATGGTCCGACACGGGGCGGGTCGGCGCCACGACCGACGTCGCTCCCCGAACGAGAAACGCTTGCGCCAATCCGAAACTGCCCGGGGCCGCGGCGCTGGTACGGGCAGCATCACATGCAGAGAGGACGACGTTGCGCGGAACTCGCTCCAGCGTGAGAATGTCGCTCAAACGCAACTCCTCATCCTTCGCCAAGAGGAGTGCGCTGTCACCCCCGGATGGGCCAGCAAACACGCCGTGCCCGGCGAAGTGGAAGGCGTCTGCGACGCGGAGCTGTCGGAGCACATCATCGCGCCGGGCTTCTTCGCGCTGCAGCCGCCGCACGGGTCCGTTGCGCCAAGCTTTTGCCACCGCATCTGCCTCCGATTCGGTGTGCCGCAAGTCTCCTTGGGGATTCGCCACGACCAACAGTGACGAATCGCCCGTATCAACGTCGCTTGGGCTCCCCAATCCAAGACCGTAACTCACGGCAACCTTCGCGATCAGCGCCGCTCCATCCACCAGCGCCGCATGCAGGTCGAGCTGCCACGTCTCAGCATAGGGCAGGACACGAAGGCGCGCCTTGCCAGGCAGCGCGTGGCGAATGGGCTCGAGAAACATGGCGGCGGCTGTGGACTGCTGTGAGAAGTCGGGCGCAGGGATGCGGACCGCACGAAGCCCCGCAGAAGTGTGGACGAAGGCGACCCAACCATCTGGCACCGGGAATGGGCAAAGGACGACTTCGTCTTCAGCGACCTGAGACGTTTCGTCTCCGCGGGCGTCAGCTGCCTCCAGTGCCATGACCGCGTCTAGCGCCTCCCGCAGTTCATTCAACAATTGACCGCGATCCGAGCGGCTCTTCGCCAAGTCCAGCATCGAGAGTTCCCACTCTTTGGCTGCAAGCGTTTCCAGCCGCTCGCGCGCTTTGCGGTAGCGTCCGATCGCCTGATCGCGCAGGCGCTTTCGACTCGGTGACAATCCCGCAAGTCGCTCCGCGCCCGCCAGCGCACGAGGGATCCGACTGCGTGCTGCACGTGCGACGGCGAACGCTTCCTCGGGCTTTCCGGCACGCACTAGGAAATCGACGAGTATGCGAGCGCTCGTGTCGCGCTGTGAGAGGAATGCGTCCCGCCCTTCGAACAATGGTGTTGCAGGCAGTGAAGATTCCAGAGTGGCTTCGGCATCCCGCGCTGCCCGCAGCGCCAGCTCGAACTCACCGACCTTTGCGGAACTCCGGGCGCGCTGAGTGAGTGCGCGCCAAAGCGCATCCGGTGCCCCGAGACGGCGAGCCATCTCCTCTTCGCGCTCGAAGCGCTCCAGTGCTTCCCTGTCGCGGCCCTGGAGCATCGCTAGTTGGCCTTCGAGGTCCAGCTGCCAAAGCCGCAGTGAAGCACCTGAGACATCAATGGATCGGGCGCGTTTCAAGTGAGCTGCTGCTGGCGCCGCCAATCCCAACGCAAGTGCCGACGCTGCCGCAGTCAGGCGTGCGTTCTTGCGCGCGTAGGGGTCTTGACAGGCGGTCTCGTGCGCGTTCACGGCGCCGTCTGCACTCGCCTTGGCGGCGCTCGGCTGTGCCGCGCTCAGCTCGATCCACGCAAGATTCGCAAGGGTGTTCAGGCGTTTGCACGCGGGCGCCGAGCGCAATTCCAAGGCAAGGGCGCGCTGGAGTTGAAGTGCATCATCCCCGCGGCCGAGGACGGCAAGGGTGATGGCCTGCTGTTCACGCGAATCAGCAAGTAGCGTTGTCAGATTCAAACGCAGCGCTTGGAGCTCGCTTTCTCGAAACCGCGCCAGCGCTGCACGCAAGTCACCACTTTCTACGTCGATCAGCCCAGTGTAGTATGGGAGCCGCGCGTGCAAGTCGGGATGCTCCGACGCCAAGGCCCTGACACGGTGGAGCCACTTGCGCGCTGCATCAAGGCGGAAACTGCGCGTCGCAAGCAGGTACGCCAGTGCCAACATGTCGCTACCGAGGTCAGAAATCCGATCGCCCCCCTCCGCGGCGGCAATCGCCTCGACAAGTCGCTGCTCCGCCAGCGGGACGTTCCCGTCCGCCAGATCGAGGCGTGCCAGGGCAGCAAGTAGGCGTGGTCGGTCGCTGGGAGGCGCGCTGCTACTTGCGGCGTGAAGCGTGCGCCTCGCTTCGTCAGGGGCGCCTCGTGCCCTTGCGGAACGAGCGACGACGAGAGCCGCTGGTTCACGAGTGGGCTCGAGCTTCAGTTCCCAGCGGCCTTGGGGGGATTGTACGCCGAGCACTCTGGCAGTGCGCGGCTTCACGTCGATAGCGAGTCCACCGCCCACTTGCTGGGATTCGAACGCTGCGGGCGTGCCGTCCAACTCCACTTCGCATGCGGCTACGCTAGGCACCCATATTCTCAGATCGCGCCGGGCGTCTGTTTCGCACACTGACCCGCGCCGAACTGCCTCGCAGCCCGAGAACAGCACTCCTCCCAACGAGGCCGATGGTGGCCGCGAAGCGGGCGGGCGGTCTCGAGAAATCGCGAGCATGACTAGCACTGCCAGCGCCGCAACGAACCCGCACACCAGTGCCAGGCGCGCCCGGAACACACCGGAGCCATCAGTGCTACGCGACGAGCCACGGCTTTCTGACATCCGGGGCGGAGAGCCTACCTTCTTCGCGTCAGTCGTCCACCAGCTCGATGGGCAAGACCATGCGTCTAATCCCCTGCGCAGCTTCCTCCCCGCGTACGGTTTCCAGCGGGACGTCCTGGAGCGCGCCAGGGCGCGCGATGAGAACCACGATCTTGGCGTTTCCCCGGGCGGCTCCAAACCACGCACCAGCTCGGCCCTGCAGCCGGACTCCACCCGAAGGTGCAATCTGCGGCGTCGCATCCAGTGGCGTCACTCGTTCCGCTTGGACCGCGAATGCACGGGCTTCGACTGATCCTTTCACGTCGACGCTGGGACGTAGCCTGAGCTCGAGCTGCGAGCTCGGCCCGATGCGCGGGACCACATTCGAGGTAGTGCCGCTTCGTTGTTCGGACTGGCCGCCACGCAGCTCGGCGGAATAGTCCGGCAGGGGCACGGTCGACTGGGGCCGCGACAATAGGAGCGCGACCGCCGCAGCCACCGCCAAGGGCACGGCCGCAAGCGCCCAGCGCGAAGGCCTGCGGCCCCGTTTGACCGGAGGCGACTTCAAGCCGACGGGCGCAGAACGCGCGGGTCTGGAACTGCCCTGTTCCGGCGTCGCATCGAGCGCCGACACGAGTCCACCAGATAGTGTCTCCAAAACACGCGTCTTGGTGTCGGTATCCACCGGTCGGAAGAGCTGGAGACGCAGCGCGACTTCTGGGTCGTGGGCGGCGCGGGCCTCCAGTTCGGCCAAAGCTTCCTCGCCGAGTTCCCCGCTGGCGAGCGCATCCCACTGCTCGCTTTCAGCGTTCTCTTGGCTCTTGGCCAGTTGCCCGAGCTGGGCCAGTAGGTCCTCGTCGTTCATGGACTATCGCCCTTACGAGGTATTACGCTCGCAGCTTCGGTATCCGACAACTGTGAGGCAAGTTCTCGAACCAGTTTGCGCAGCCGGCTGCGCCAGGCGTAGACCGCATCGGCCGAGAGATCACAGTCTTGCATCACACTTTCCACGGATTCCTCGTGCACATACAGACGGTTGAAGATATCGAGTCCGCGGGGCGAGAGCGCCAGCTGGAGCCGCTCGAGCAGTCGACCCAACAACTCGCGTGACTCGATGGCGTGCTCCAATCTCAGGGGGCTCGGTGCGTCCTCATTGGAGGTTTCCGGCAGTTCCCGAGGCCAGGGACTGCGGCGTCCGCTGCGCAGAATGCTGATTGCCTGGCGCTCGGCCAGCAAGCCGACGAAGTTCTTCAGGCTTGCGCCACGCTCGGGAGTCCAGCTCCTCAGCGCCCTACCGTCTTCGTCGAGTAGCGAAACGAAGACCTCCTGAGTCATGTCCTCGACTTCCTGTCGGATGGAGCGACCTGCCTGGTGAGCCGCGGCCGAGCGCAACAGCACACGTGCGACCCGCGCTTGAATCACCGGAGTGAGTTCGTCGACGAGGACGCGCAATGCAGCGCGGTCCCCATGCAGGGCGCGCTCCAGTTCGTGCCCAAGCAGTTCCGGCATCAGCGCGCGCCAGACTAGTCGATTCGCACATCCTTCGCGTCAGATTCTGCGGCGCCAATGCGAAGCCCTCCGCATCAGTGAGCTGACGAGGCGTCCGCAGCAAATCGCGCCGCGCGCACCGTTGTCGTTCCGATGCCTAGGAGTTTCCCAATGAATTCGATGAAGTGGAACACCCTCAGCCGGGCCAGCAGCCTGCTTGGCCTTGCAGTCGTCGCGCACACGGGTTGCGTCGCTCTCCACGAGGGGGAAGGGGGCCCGGACGAGGAAGTTGCAGAAGCCACCGGCGGCATCATCGAGAACAGCGAGGACTGGGACTGGATTGGCTTGCACTCGCGCACCAGCGACCCGCTATACAACGCGTTCCCGGCTGGCGACGTGCGCAACTCTGTGACGGCAGCGAACGCCGTGGCGACTCTGGGCGGCTGCACCGCCTATCTCGTTTCTCGGGAACACGTGATGACGGCTGACCATTGCTTCCGCAGCAACGCTGGAGTTCTGCCGTCGACCATTACTGCAACGGCCAGGTTTCTCAGGGACACGGCCAGTCCTGCGTCCTTCACCTGCAGTGGTCCAATCCAGGTCGACCCGGCCGCAGATACTATCTCACTTCGGTGTCAGCCTGACTCTTTGGGGCGCCTGCCTGGCGACATCGTCTCGCCAGTGCGGGTCTCTCGTTCTGCGCCCGTCCACGGCGAAGACCTTTTCGGTATCAGCTACAATTGCCGCTGTGACGATTGGACCACCGGCTGCGCGACCGTCGGCTTCCCGGGCGCCGCCACGGCGAAAAACAGCGGCGGCGCGTGCAACGGCCCGGACGGCTTTGGCGGTCTCTACCGTCTGCTCGCTCCCGGCGGACTGGGGCAGACGCACGCCTCCCGCATCAAGAACTGTGAGGTCAACAACTCGAACTCGACGTGGACTTCGGACTCCACGCTGCGTCGCGGCTTCAATAGCAACTGCGACAATCTCACGGGTTCCTCAGGCGGTCCCGTTTTCAGCCGGCTGAGCGGATCGGTCGTCGGGGTAAACAGCCACTGGTTTCACACCGGCGGCACGTACAACGCAAGCGGGGAAGTCTGGAAGTGGATGCGCCAGGCAGACCGGAACGGCAACTCGCTGCTGGAAGCCGCGGAAGTGGGACGCAAGTTCGCCTGGCAAACTTGGACCACCGACGGTGGCGCGGCGAGCGTGTGTCCGCCCAATCAGGCAGTCGCGGGTTTCGAGTGTGAAGGATCCTACTGTGACAACGTCCGACTGTTGTGCGAACCCGTCCCAGGTGGCACCGGCGCAACGAACCTCACCCCTGCGTTCTCTGAGGAACAACCGGGTCTGCGAGGATGCTCAGGCAACCAGGTCATGGTGGGCATCAGCTGTAGCGGGGACTACTGCGACAACATTCAGCTCCGCTGCGCAAACGTCGGTGCCGTATCGGGCTGTTCGACGACGGCTTCGTTCTCCGAGGAGAGCGGACCGTTCTTCGATCGAGAGAACCGTTTCGTGCGACGTGCTGCCTGCACCGGAAGCTTCTGCGACAACGTGAGC comes from Polyangiaceae bacterium and encodes:
- a CDS encoding trypsin-like peptidase domain-containing protein, which encodes MNSMKWNTLSRASSLLGLAVVAHTGCVALHEGEGGPDEEVAEATGGIIENSEDWDWIGLHSRTSDPLYNAFPAGDVRNSVTAANAVATLGGCTAYLVSREHVMTADHCFRSNAGVLPSTITATARFLRDTASPASFTCSGPIQVDPAADTISLRCQPDSLGRLPGDIVSPVRVSRSAPVHGEDLFGISYNCRCDDWTTGCATVGFPGAATAKNSGGACNGPDGFGGLYRLLAPGGLGQTHASRIKNCEVNNSNSTWTSDSTLRRGFNSNCDNLTGSSGGPVFSRLSGSVVGVNSHWFHTGGTYNASGEVWKWMRQADRNGNSLLEAAEVGRKFAWQTWTTDGGAASVCPPNQAVAGFECEGSYCDNVRLLCEPVPGGTGATNLTPAFSEEQPGLRGCSGNQVMVGISCSGDYCDNIQLRCANVGAVSGCSTTASFSEESGPFFDRENRFVRRAACTGSFCDNVSFEVCRVNTGSATCQDSCGGASTSGACFCDSLCDGFGDCCSDVASMCR
- a CDS encoding S8/S53 family peptidase, encoding MRSTRILAFGLSLLTVLVGSCRAPEPTAETWTLGDGLSPACPASDYLYSLPSWLAACPAIAGWNATPLFGAGAPAPLRGYCRYTWNGPALPSTQDVAVLANQLVVLTNSSNAPEADCPVVAPLGFAASPLIRGPLHTALRRQVSAIDSLPAGTDRVRVAVIDTAAKPFASLEEDKLAHGRAVGRLIDELGCSPGGYCAAEVHNHLGLPQLSEQLVDYENGGFYGTRGQLAQAIKDAVDAWAFDFAKSPKQASPRLILNLSVGWVPEYGGTDPGKMPLPARAVYDALVHAACYGALSIAAAGNDSGDSSVGPMLPGGWETVPAPTKCAGPYSALPTPYALWPTPGQPASLVTAVSAVDELDRPLSSTRPMGQSRLVAYGHNVVVPDTRADGYTQLLSGSSMSTAVAAAAAATVWSYRPDLTFDRVAELVYEKSVQLTPGAPTGSRVTEFCLGGTGCSDQPLRRVTVCGVAAAAAESAGVSVPKCDTLPAHAGSRVEWPEDLTTITPMPTSAPGSACVLESGAGTGCGTEGDTALLTPWVTPQPVPGCDVCTLRFSGLLYLDLTNPGYTYVRAITLLTYDPSYNLLGAQRIYSPTGETPYPEVFRVPVSVHPSTAAAQLRFDVAEGRQTYAVRETVRLY
- a CDS encoding CHAT domain-containing protein, whose translation is MPSVAACEVELDGTPAAFESQQVGGGLAIDVKPRTARVLGVQSPQGRWELKLEPTREPAALVVARSARARGAPDEARRTLHAASSSAPPSDRPRLLAALARLDLADGNVPLAEQRLVEAIAAAEGGDRISDLGSDMLALAYLLATRSFRLDAARKWLHRVRALASEHPDLHARLPYYTGLIDVESGDLRAALARFRESELQALRLNLTTLLADSREQQAITLAVLGRGDDALQLQRALALELRSAPACKRLNTLANLAWIELSAAQPSAAKASADGAVNAHETACQDPYARKNARLTAAASALALGLAAPAAAHLKRARSIDVSGASLRLWQLDLEGQLAMLQGRDREALERFEREEEMARRLGAPDALWRALTQRARSSAKVGEFELALRAARDAEATLESSLPATPLFEGRDAFLSQRDTSARILVDFLVRAGKPEEAFAVARAARSRIPRALAGAERLAGLSPSRKRLRDQAIGRYRKARERLETLAAKEWELSMLDLAKSRSDRGQLLNELREALDAVMALEAADARGDETSQVAEDEVVLCPFPVPDGWVAFVHTSAGLRAVRIPAPDFSQQSTAAAMFLEPIRHALPGKARLRVLPYAETWQLDLHAALVDGAALIAKVAVSYGLGLGSPSDVDTGDSSLLVVANPQGDLRHTESEADAVAKAWRNGPVRRLQREEARRDDVLRQLRVADAFHFAGHGVFAGPSGGDSALLLAKDEELRLSDILTLERVPRNVVLSACDAARTSAAAPGSFGLAQAFLVRGATSVVAPTRPVSDHVAAALMKHVYSTRGLPLPEALRRAQTALLTQIGGADVVAYRALVP